One genomic window of Bremerella sp. JC817 includes the following:
- a CDS encoding PVC-type heme-binding CxxCH protein, which yields MIRPTCTAALLLGLCMSLIHSSSVEAAAKLELKKGDKIVYIGNTLAERMQYFPHFETRLQARFPQLNLTVRDLGWSADELDLRPRSKDFNDHATRLDDHKPDVIMAFFGFNESFAAKEGLAKFESELEKFINDTKNTKYDGKSPTLVLVSPIPHEDLHSRFLPDGKANNDNIALYTESMKKLADKHNVVFADVYAPMLDPMAGNDDLTINGIHLNDEGYQVFGKVLDEALFGPAPAYKCDLAKLYPEVKEKDLQFFYDHRAVNGYYIYGGRKNPFGVVNFPAEFAKLRKMIENRDQRIWKVANGETVPAEIDDSNTGDFTQVETNVNRPVDIFSPEAEAKTFKLPEGYEINLFASEVEFPDLENPVQMAFDSKGRLWVTTMESYPMYLPGTPPDDKVLILEDTDKDGKADKQIVFADGLHVPTGIELGDGGAYVAQQPNLMFLADKDGDDKADERSLILHGFDTADSHHSISAFTWGPGGDLYFQEGTFHHSQVETPYGPERVANAGIFRYEPSTEKLDIFVSYGFANPWGHTFDDWGQNFVADASGGANYFGAAFSGDVVYPQKHGRLKQFLTKQWRPTAGCEIVSSRNFPESAQGNYLLNNCIGFQGILQYKMKDEGSGFHADPVDPLLVSEDTSFRPVDIQFGPDGALYIVDWYNPLVGHMQHSLRDPKRDKHHGRIWRIRYTGNDLVKEPKIADASVTELLDLLKEPEYRTRYRVRRELRSHDGKEVSAALEGWLAELDKNDPNYSHHLLEALWVKQNLDLVDADLLKRVLTDSDFRARAAATRVLCYWRDRVPGALDLLEVQVNDENPRVRLEAIRALSFFEGSDVERAQEIALQSLVHDQDEYLEYTFKETLETLDKRAKKD from the coding sequence TGATTCGACCAACGTGTACCGCGGCCCTCCTCTTGGGTCTGTGTATGTCGCTGATCCATTCCTCTTCAGTGGAAGCGGCTGCCAAGCTGGAACTGAAGAAGGGAGACAAGATCGTTTATATCGGGAATACGCTGGCCGAACGGATGCAGTATTTCCCTCACTTTGAAACGCGTCTTCAGGCACGTTTCCCCCAGTTGAACCTCACGGTTCGCGACCTCGGCTGGTCGGCCGACGAATTGGACCTGCGTCCTCGCAGCAAAGACTTCAACGATCACGCCACGCGTCTGGACGATCACAAGCCCGACGTGATCATGGCATTCTTCGGTTTCAACGAATCGTTCGCCGCTAAAGAAGGCCTGGCGAAATTTGAGTCGGAACTGGAAAAGTTTATCAACGATACCAAGAACACCAAGTACGACGGCAAGAGCCCGACGCTGGTTCTGGTTTCGCCAATCCCGCACGAAGATTTGCACTCGCGGTTTCTGCCGGATGGCAAAGCCAACAACGACAACATCGCCCTCTACACCGAGAGCATGAAGAAACTGGCCGACAAGCATAATGTCGTCTTCGCGGATGTCTATGCACCGATGCTCGACCCAATGGCTGGCAACGACGATCTGACGATCAACGGCATTCACTTGAATGACGAAGGTTACCAGGTCTTTGGCAAGGTTCTGGACGAAGCCCTCTTCGGCCCTGCCCCAGCCTACAAGTGCGACCTGGCTAAGCTCTATCCCGAAGTGAAAGAGAAGGACCTGCAGTTCTTCTACGATCACCGCGCGGTCAATGGTTACTACATCTATGGTGGCCGAAAGAATCCGTTCGGCGTGGTCAACTTTCCTGCCGAATTCGCCAAGCTGCGGAAGATGATCGAGAACCGCGATCAGCGGATCTGGAAGGTTGCCAACGGCGAAACGGTTCCTGCTGAGATCGACGATAGCAACACCGGCGACTTCACCCAGGTCGAGACCAACGTGAACCGTCCGGTCGATATCTTCAGCCCGGAAGCCGAAGCGAAAACCTTCAAGCTGCCGGAAGGCTACGAGATCAACCTGTTTGCCTCGGAAGTCGAATTCCCCGATCTGGAAAACCCAGTTCAAATGGCATTCGATTCCAAGGGTCGCTTGTGGGTCACCACGATGGAAAGCTACCCGATGTACCTGCCAGGTACGCCTCCGGACGACAAGGTGTTAATCCTGGAAGACACCGACAAAGATGGCAAGGCAGACAAGCAAATCGTCTTCGCCGATGGCCTGCACGTTCCGACCGGTATCGAACTGGGTGACGGGGGTGCTTATGTCGCCCAGCAACCTAACCTGATGTTCCTCGCCGACAAAGATGGCGACGACAAGGCGGACGAACGATCGCTGATCCTGCACGGTTTCGACACGGCTGACTCGCATCACTCGATCAGTGCGTTCACCTGGGGCCCAGGCGGCGATTTGTACTTCCAGGAAGGGACCTTCCACCATTCGCAGGTCGAAACCCCTTACGGTCCAGAGCGCGTCGCCAATGCTGGCATCTTCCGCTACGAACCGTCGACCGAGAAGCTCGACATCTTCGTTTCGTACGGCTTTGCCAATCCATGGGGCCATACGTTTGATGACTGGGGCCAGAACTTTGTGGCCGACGCTTCCGGTGGTGCCAACTACTTTGGTGCGGCATTCAGCGGCGACGTGGTTTACCCACAGAAGCATGGTCGTTTGAAGCAGTTCCTCACCAAGCAGTGGCGTCCGACCGCTGGTTGCGAAATCGTTTCGAGCCGCAACTTCCCAGAGTCAGCTCAGGGCAACTACCTGCTGAACAACTGCATCGGTTTCCAGGGGATTTTGCAGTACAAGATGAAGGACGAAGGAAGCGGTTTCCATGCCGACCCGGTCGATCCACTGCTCGTTTCGGAAGACACCAGTTTCCGCCCGGTCGACATTCAGTTCGGCCCGGACGGAGCGCTTTACATTGTCGACTGGTACAACCCACTGGTCGGTCACATGCAACACTCGCTGCGTGATCCGAAGCGTGACAAGCATCATGGTCGTATCTGGCGTATTCGTTACACCGGCAACGATCTGGTCAAAGAACCGAAGATCGCCGATGCCTCGGTGACCGAGCTGCTGGACCTGCTGAAGGAACCCGAGTATCGCACCCGTTATCGCGTTCGCCGCGAACTGCGTAGCCACGACGGCAAGGAAGTTTCCGCTGCCCTCGAAGGCTGGCTGGCCGAACTCGACAAGAACGATCCCAACTACAGCCATCACCTGCTGGAAGCCTTGTGGGTCAAGCAAAACCTCGACCTGGTCGACGCCGACCTGCTGAAGCGAGTGCTAACCGACAGTGACTTCCGTGCTCGTGCCGCTGCCACACGCGTGCTTTGCTACTGGCGTGATCGTGTCCCAGGCGCCCTCGACCTGCTGGAAGTTCAAGTCAACGACGAAAACCCACGCGTCCGTTTGGAAGCGATTCGTGCGTTGAGCTTCTTCGAAGGAAGCGACGTCGAACGAGCCCAGGAAATCGCACTGCAGTCGCTGGTCCACGACCAGGACGAGTACCTCGAGTACACCTTCAAGGAAACGCTCGAGACGCTCGACAAGCGTGCCAAGAAGGACTAA
- a CDS encoding serine/threonine-protein kinase: MTPEDYQRLCEAFEQALLLPEENRDRWLDSHFADRSDLANELRSMLAADDNSALDNSPVHQHLKVDDLTPATVDLDADPERTRSTKRKLDTIDTLPGYELLQELGRGGMGVVFKARQLSPDRTVAVKMILSGQFASALEIQRFRAEAEAAANLAHAGIVPIYEVGHHQGRHFFSMGYIEGRSLADVIRQGGMSPEAIAELTLKIASAMAHAHAVGIVHRDLKPSNILIDAEGNPHVTDFGLAKRMDGNSEMTYSGQILGSPGYMAPEQAAGRNDQINHATDIYGLGAILYALLTGKPPFSGNNILDAIDQICTANPVPPRKLNWHAPRALETICLKCMHKSPAARYRCMKDVAEDLAAFLRHEPIRAKPLGIGERIVYWARRKPGLASTLACVILFFSYHAISSYILQEPISARPWFRIASVGFAIAFSAAAWFFQRMYERPSTRNVAIYSWMTWNFVLLTGLLFLVHGAASPLSLVYLLLVAASATLYEKGLVGYTMTLAGIGYMTHVIVGATLRPVAFVDFYHATCMMLSIVILGMIQYFVVRRIRRTLDEG; encoded by the coding sequence ATGACTCCGGAAGATTATCAACGACTGTGCGAGGCGTTCGAGCAAGCCTTGCTGCTGCCAGAAGAAAATCGCGATCGCTGGTTAGACTCTCACTTCGCCGATCGATCTGACTTGGCGAACGAACTTCGCAGCATGTTGGCGGCCGATGACAACTCGGCTCTGGATAACTCGCCAGTTCACCAGCATTTGAAGGTCGACGATCTGACACCGGCCACGGTCGATCTGGATGCGGATCCCGAAAGGACTCGCTCCACGAAGCGGAAGCTCGACACGATCGACACGCTGCCCGGCTACGAACTTCTGCAAGAGCTGGGGCGAGGGGGCATGGGGGTGGTCTTCAAAGCTCGGCAATTATCGCCTGACCGCACGGTCGCGGTGAAGATGATTTTGTCGGGCCAGTTTGCTTCGGCTCTCGAAATTCAACGTTTCCGCGCTGAAGCTGAGGCCGCCGCGAACCTCGCACATGCCGGGATCGTGCCGATCTATGAAGTGGGGCACCATCAAGGACGGCACTTCTTTTCGATGGGCTATATCGAAGGACGGAGCCTGGCCGACGTCATCCGCCAAGGAGGCATGAGTCCCGAAGCCATCGCGGAATTGACGCTGAAGATTGCCTCGGCAATGGCGCACGCCCATGCGGTCGGGATCGTTCATCGTGACTTGAAGCCATCCAATATCTTGATCGATGCGGAGGGAAACCCACACGTCACCGACTTTGGTCTGGCGAAACGGATGGATGGCAATTCCGAAATGACCTACTCCGGGCAGATCCTGGGCTCGCCTGGCTACATGGCCCCAGAGCAGGCCGCCGGTCGCAACGATCAGATCAATCACGCCACCGATATTTATGGCCTGGGTGCGATCTTATACGCACTTCTGACCGGCAAGCCACCCTTCTCTGGCAATAACATCCTGGACGCGATCGATCAGATTTGTACGGCGAATCCGGTTCCGCCGCGCAAGTTGAACTGGCACGCTCCTCGGGCACTTGAAACGATCTGTCTGAAGTGCATGCACAAATCCCCTGCCGCACGGTATCGCTGCATGAAAGACGTTGCCGAGGACCTCGCGGCGTTTCTCCGGCACGAGCCGATCCGAGCCAAGCCGTTGGGGATCGGCGAACGGATTGTCTATTGGGCTCGTCGCAAGCCAGGCCTGGCCAGCACATTGGCCTGCGTGATTTTGTTTTTCAGCTATCACGCGATCAGCTCTTACATTTTGCAAGAGCCAATCTCGGCGAGGCCTTGGTTCCGCATCGCTTCGGTTGGTTTCGCGATTGCCTTCTCCGCGGCGGCTTGGTTTTTTCAGCGAATGTATGAACGTCCCAGCACCCGGAATGTGGCGATCTATTCGTGGATGACCTGGAACTTCGTGCTGCTGACGGGGCTGCTGTTCCTGGTGCATGGTGCGGCCAGCCCGTTGTCGCTGGTCTATCTATTGCTGGTCGCGGCGAGCGCGACGCTTTACGAGAAAGGCCTGGTCGGCTACACGATGACGCTGGCCGGGATTGGTTATATGACGCATGTGATCGTCGGGGCAACGTTGCGGCCAGTGGCGTTTGTTGACTTCTATCACGCGACCTGCATGATGTTGTCGATCGTAATCCTGGGGATGATTCAGTACTTTGTCGTGCGGCGAATTCGTCGCACGCTGGATGAAGGTTAG
- a CDS encoding sigma-70 family RNA polymerase sigma factor, which translates to MSDDVESLLASLSEGNQDAAEKLLPVLYQELKGIASQHMRNERADHTLQATALVHEAFLKLVDQNRVQWKGKAHFCAVASNIMRRILVDHARTKNAAKRGKGAQRITLEEGLVAGDPQGNVDLVELDELLTELAKLNPRHAKIIEMRYFAGMTVEETAAALDVSVSTVKGDWRLAKAWLMSRLEGGSSATEG; encoded by the coding sequence ATGAGCGACGACGTGGAAAGCCTGCTCGCTTCCCTTTCTGAGGGGAATCAGGATGCGGCAGAAAAGCTGTTGCCGGTTCTTTATCAGGAACTGAAGGGGATCGCCAGTCAGCATATGCGCAACGAAAGGGCCGACCATACGCTGCAAGCTACGGCCCTGGTGCACGAAGCTTTTCTGAAGCTGGTCGATCAAAATCGAGTGCAGTGGAAGGGAAAGGCGCATTTCTGTGCGGTCGCCTCGAACATCATGCGTCGGATTCTGGTCGATCACGCACGCACCAAAAACGCCGCCAAGCGTGGCAAAGGTGCCCAGCGAATCACGCTGGAAGAAGGGCTCGTCGCGGGCGACCCGCAGGGGAATGTCGATCTGGTCGAACTGGATGAGCTGCTGACCGAACTGGCCAAGCTGAACCCTCGCCACGCCAAGATCATCGAAATGCGATATTTCGCAGGCATGACCGTGGAAGAAACGGCAGCCGCACTGGACGTTTCGGTTTCGACCGTCAAAGGCGACTGGCGATTGGCCAAGGCCTGGTTGATGTCTCGCTTGGAAGGTGGATCGTCCGCCACGGAAGGTTAA
- a CDS encoding HAD family hydrolase has protein sequence MNWLSDILQRNCQPLEPIPTELSADLKVLPDIQAILFDVYGTLLVSGSGDVGTAMNMTKGSALEAALGACGITSKVPADELIARLYAAIKGDHEVATKRGTSYPEVVIEEIWQKIFDAAIASQQIEVPPDFDVKRFAVEFETRVNPTWPMPDFSEVLGTLHQRGYRLGIISNAQFFTPKIVETFLQSPLEENGFPPENCFFSYEHRVAKPGTDLYSAAARSLSDQGIDVCHILYVGNDMLNDVQPAAQVGMKTALFAGDQRSLRLRKDDARMLPIHPDVTLTRLSDILACLPR, from the coding sequence ATGAACTGGCTCTCGGATATCTTGCAGCGTAATTGTCAGCCCCTGGAACCAATTCCGACGGAACTCTCTGCCGACCTGAAGGTTCTTCCTGATATCCAGGCGATCTTGTTCGATGTTTACGGAACGCTGCTGGTTAGCGGCAGCGGCGACGTCGGCACCGCGATGAACATGACCAAAGGAAGTGCTTTGGAAGCAGCACTTGGTGCCTGCGGAATCACCAGCAAGGTTCCCGCAGATGAATTGATCGCGCGACTGTACGCCGCCATCAAAGGTGATCACGAAGTTGCCACCAAAAGAGGCACTTCTTATCCCGAGGTCGTGATCGAGGAAATCTGGCAAAAAATTTTTGATGCCGCCATCGCTTCCCAGCAGATCGAAGTCCCCCCCGATTTCGACGTGAAGCGATTCGCTGTCGAGTTTGAAACCAGGGTGAATCCTACCTGGCCAATGCCTGATTTCAGCGAGGTTCTGGGGACGCTGCACCAGCGGGGCTATCGCTTGGGAATCATCAGTAACGCCCAGTTCTTTACGCCAAAAATCGTGGAAACGTTCCTGCAATCGCCACTTGAGGAAAATGGATTCCCCCCGGAGAACTGTTTTTTCTCGTACGAGCATCGCGTTGCCAAGCCTGGGACCGACCTTTATTCAGCCGCTGCGCGGAGTTTATCCGACCAGGGAATCGACGTGTGTCATATTTTGTATGTTGGCAACGACATGCTGAACGACGTTCAACCAGCGGCCCAAGTTGGCATGAAAACTGCTCTCTTCGCAGGAGACCAGCGCAGCCTGAGGCTGCGGAAGGATGACGCTCGAATGTTGCCAATACACCCTGATGTAACCCTCACACGACTTTCTGACATTTTGGCCTGTCTTCCGAGATAA
- a CDS encoding glycosyltransferase family 4 protein produces MNIPEITGHNIGFVGTRFAGTDGVSLEAAKWAKVLWDNKHVSYWYGGKMDTNPDITSLVPHAYFGHPDIQWINRRIFGTTTRDPEVSRRIFALAEYLKHTLYEFTRRFNIEVMIVQNALCIPMNVPLGVAITMFIAETGFPTIAHHHDFYWERDRFSVNAVGDILSMAFPPTLPSIQHVTINLPGQADLSHRKGQSSILVPNVLDFEDPPVRDEYPLSFKEDIGLSPNDIVILQPTRVVPRKGIEHAISLVNSLNNPQYKLVVTHESGDEGDEYMNALQEMADRQNVDLRFVADRVGEERGLDSEGRKIYTLGDCYAAADFISYPSLYEGFGNALIEAFYFKKPILVNRYSIFVTDIEPKGFKVVTMNGYLTKDVVTQVRNLMEDEAYRQEVVEHNFELGKRFFSYSVLKRKLRALVTNFTGMDDL; encoded by the coding sequence ATGAACATTCCTGAAATCACAGGCCACAATATTGGCTTTGTGGGGACTCGTTTCGCAGGCACCGACGGTGTGTCGCTGGAAGCTGCGAAGTGGGCCAAGGTGTTGTGGGATAACAAGCATGTCAGCTACTGGTACGGTGGGAAGATGGATACCAATCCAGACATCACCAGCCTGGTACCCCATGCCTATTTCGGTCATCCCGATATTCAGTGGATCAATCGAAGGATCTTCGGCACGACGACCCGCGACCCCGAGGTCTCGCGAAGAATTTTCGCCCTGGCCGAATACCTCAAGCACACACTTTACGAGTTCACCCGTCGGTTCAATATCGAGGTGATGATTGTGCAAAACGCCCTGTGCATTCCAATGAATGTTCCACTGGGCGTCGCCATCACCATGTTCATTGCCGAGACCGGCTTCCCGACTATCGCTCACCATCACGATTTCTACTGGGAACGCGATCGGTTCTCGGTGAACGCGGTGGGTGACATCTTGTCGATGGCATTTCCACCGACGCTGCCATCGATTCAGCATGTGACGATTAACCTGCCTGGTCAGGCCGATCTGTCGCACCGCAAAGGTCAATCGTCGATCCTCGTGCCGAACGTTCTCGACTTCGAAGATCCACCGGTCCGTGACGAGTATCCTCTTAGCTTTAAAGAGGACATCGGACTTTCGCCTAACGACATCGTGATCTTGCAACCGACGCGTGTCGTGCCGCGAAAAGGGATCGAGCACGCGATCTCGCTGGTCAATTCGCTCAACAATCCTCAATACAAATTGGTCGTGACCCACGAATCTGGCGACGAGGGTGACGAGTACATGAATGCCTTGCAAGAGATGGCCGATCGCCAGAACGTCGATCTTCGCTTTGTTGCCGACCGTGTCGGTGAAGAGCGCGGGCTCGATTCCGAAGGCCGCAAGATTTACACACTGGGCGACTGTTACGCAGCCGCCGACTTCATTAGTTATCCGAGCCTTTACGAAGGTTTCGGCAACGCCTTGATCGAGGCGTTCTATTTCAAGAAACCGATCCTGGTGAATCGCTATTCGATCTTCGTGACCGACATCGAGCCCAAGGGCTTCAAGGTCGTGACGATGAATGGCTATCTCACCAAGGACGTCGTCACCCAGGTTCGCAACCTGATGGAAGACGAAGCTTATCGCCAGGAAGTGGTCGAGCACAACTTTGAACTGGGCAAGCGTTTCTTTAGCTACTCGGTGCTCAAACGCAAACTGCGGGCCCTGGTGACCAACTTCACCGGTATGGACGATTTATAA